The Methyloferula stellata AR4 genome includes a window with the following:
- a CDS encoding FAD-dependent monooxygenase — protein sequence MTKPHALIAGAGIGGLTAALCLARIGWRVTLLERAPLLEEVGAGLQLSPNASRILKDLGVLARLEGAALTPSAIRIRRGRDAALLALLPLDKAEQTWGAPYCVALRSDLQRALLEAVACIPEICLVAGTTVAGFAATSEGVTVAAKQGLMRLSFEGTCLIGADGVQSFVRKRLLEPSKDTLHFSGNEAWRALVPADRVAPDMLRPETNLWLGPDAHVVHYPLRGGTIVNLAVILGKARAPKTQADAWSNAGDPQIIAARFSKWHQALRGLIASAPEWLTWPLFEHKPLSAWTAGPIALLGDAAHPMLPFLAQGAAQAIEDAAVLANALAKNPAVDIAFSTYAAARLAHTAKVQKASHQQGVIYHLAGPAAAARDLTIRALGPHRMLARNDWIYRSSQQLPASKALASF from the coding sequence ATGACGAAGCCGCACGCGCTTATCGCCGGTGCCGGAATCGGCGGCCTTACCGCCGCTTTGTGTCTCGCCCGCATCGGCTGGCGCGTCACGCTTCTCGAACGCGCGCCATTGCTCGAAGAGGTCGGCGCGGGCCTTCAGCTCTCTCCCAATGCCAGCCGCATTCTCAAAGATCTCGGCGTGCTCGCGCGGCTCGAAGGCGCCGCGCTGACGCCCTCGGCGATCAGAATCAGGCGCGGCCGCGACGCAGCTCTTTTGGCGCTTCTGCCGCTCGACAAAGCCGAGCAAACCTGGGGCGCGCCTTATTGCGTTGCGTTGCGCAGCGATTTGCAGCGCGCCCTGCTCGAAGCCGTCGCCTGCATCCCTGAGATTTGCCTCGTGGCGGGAACCACGGTCGCAGGCTTCGCGGCGACCAGCGAAGGCGTCACCGTCGCCGCCAAGCAAGGCCTCATGCGATTGAGCTTTGAAGGCACATGTCTGATCGGCGCCGATGGCGTGCAATCCTTCGTGCGTAAGCGATTGCTTGAGCCGTCAAAAGATACATTGCACTTTTCCGGCAATGAAGCCTGGCGCGCGCTTGTTCCGGCCGATCGGGTCGCGCCCGATATGCTGCGTCCGGAAACCAATCTCTGGCTCGGTCCCGACGCGCATGTCGTCCATTATCCGTTGCGCGGTGGTACCATCGTCAATCTTGCCGTGATCCTCGGCAAAGCGCGCGCGCCGAAAACCCAGGCCGACGCCTGGTCGAACGCCGGCGATCCCCAGATTATTGCTGCGCGCTTTTCGAAATGGCATCAGGCGTTGCGCGGGCTGATCGCATCCGCGCCCGAATGGCTGACGTGGCCGCTCTTCGAACACAAACCCTTGTCCGCCTGGACGGCGGGTCCGATCGCGCTTTTGGGCGATGCCGCGCATCCCATGTTACCGTTTTTGGCGCAGGGCGCGGCGCAAGCGATCGAAGATGCCGCCGTTTTAGCCAATGCGCTCGCCAAAAATCCGGCCGTCGATATAGCGTTTTCTACTTATGCCGCGGCTCGGCTCGCCCATACGGCGAAGGTGCAAAAAGCTTCACACCAGCAAGGCGTGATCTACCACCTCGCCGGCCCAGCCGCCGCTGCGCGCGATCTGACGATCCGTGCGCTCGGTCCGCATCGCATGCTGGCGCGCAACGATTGGATCTATCGAAGTTCGCAACAATTGCCAGCCAGCAAGGCTCTCGCTAGTTTTTGA
- a CDS encoding division plane positioning ATPase MipZ, with translation MAVFADEADFETPDLRSAHVIVIGNEKGGTGKSTLSIHITIALLKAGFRVATIDLDTRQRTLTRFFENRQSWAQTAPWEVELPFHHALDRGASANVHDNETMEFGAFADAIASVEHAYEFVVIDTPASDSYLMRLAHSLADTLVSPVNDSYIDVDVFSRVHHDKARRGEIAHYADLVLEARRKRHLVDQGIIDWVLVRNRVASIQSNNSKQIAISLARMSPELQFRPMEGLHDRVIFRELFPIGLTALDPIEEAARGGTLSQSQQSARKEIETLVASLQLPERNAGMAHLQARHVWFERISNFYRNLRADM, from the coding sequence ATGGCAGTCTTTGCCGACGAAGCGGATTTCGAAACACCAGATCTGCGCAGCGCGCATGTCATCGTCATCGGCAATGAAAAAGGCGGCACCGGCAAATCCACTCTGTCGATCCATATCACGATCGCTTTGCTGAAAGCCGGCTTCCGGGTCGCGACCATCGATCTCGATACCCGCCAGCGCACTCTGACGCGCTTCTTCGAAAACCGTCAGTCCTGGGCGCAGACGGCGCCCTGGGAGGTCGAACTTCCCTTTCATCATGCGCTCGATCGCGGCGCTTCCGCCAATGTGCATGATAATGAAACGATGGAATTCGGCGCCTTCGCCGATGCCATCGCCTCCGTGGAACATGCCTATGAATTCGTGGTCATCGATACGCCGGCGAGCGATTCCTATCTCATGCGGCTTGCGCATTCGCTGGCCGATACGCTGGTCTCCCCCGTCAATGATTCCTATATCGACGTCGATGTGTTTTCCCGCGTGCATCACGACAAAGCGCGGCGCGGCGAGATCGCGCATTATGCCGATCTCGTGCTGGAAGCGCGGCGCAAGCGCCATCTGGTCGATCAAGGCATCATCGACTGGGTTTTGGTGCGCAATCGCGTCGCCTCGATCCAATCCAACAATTCGAAGCAGATCGCGATCAGCCTTGCGCGCATGTCGCCCGAATTGCAGTTCCGGCCGATGGAAGGCCTGCACGACCGGGTGATCTTCCGCGAGCTGTTTCCGATCGGCTTGACCGCGCTCGATCCGATCGAGGAGGCCGCCCGCGGCGGGACTCTGTCGCAATCGCAGCAATCGGCCCGCAAGGAAATCGAAACGCTGGTCGCCTCCTTGCAATTGCCTGAACGCAACGCCGGCATGGCGCATCTTCAGGCGCGGCACGTCTGGTTCGAGCGCATCTCGAACTTCTACCGCAATCTGCGGGCCGACATGTAG
- the era gene encoding GTPase Era, with the protein MTGGEPAADTISETATRCGFVALIGAPNAGKSTLINQLVGTKVSIVSRKVQTTRALVRGIALEGETQIIFVDTPGIFAPKRRLDRAMVTSAWGGAEDADAAALLVDARKGLDAEVEAILERLPQIRGAKILVLNKIDTIEPPRLLALADLLNKKLPFAETFMISALKGHGVPLLKTHLAARMPEGPWLYPEDQVSDAPLRALAAEITREKIFERLHDELPYQSTVVTEQWTDQPDGSARIEQTIYVMREGHKKIVIGEGGRTIKAIGTAARKEIAAAAEQKVHLFLFVKVRENWADDPERYREMGLVFPKD; encoded by the coding sequence ATGACCGGCGGCGAGCCGGCGGCCGATACGATTTCCGAAACGGCAACGCGGTGTGGTTTCGTGGCGCTGATCGGAGCGCCCAACGCCGGCAAATCGACGCTCATCAATCAGCTCGTCGGCACCAAAGTGTCGATCGTGTCGCGCAAGGTGCAGACGACGCGGGCCTTGGTGCGCGGCATCGCGCTTGAGGGTGAAACGCAGATCATCTTTGTCGATACGCCCGGCATTTTCGCGCCGAAGCGCAGGCTCGATCGCGCCATGGTGACGTCAGCCTGGGGCGGCGCCGAAGACGCGGATGCTGCGGCGCTTCTGGTCGATGCGCGCAAGGGCCTGGATGCGGAAGTCGAGGCCATTCTTGAGCGTCTGCCGCAGATTCGCGGCGCGAAAATCCTTGTTCTCAACAAGATCGATACGATCGAGCCGCCGCGTCTGCTGGCCCTGGCGGATCTCCTCAATAAAAAGTTGCCCTTTGCCGAGACCTTCATGATCTCGGCGCTGAAGGGGCACGGCGTGCCTTTGCTGAAAACGCATTTGGCCGCGCGCATGCCGGAGGGGCCTTGGCTCTATCCGGAAGACCAGGTGTCGGATGCGCCGCTGCGGGCGCTCGCGGCCGAGATCACGCGCGAAAAAATCTTCGAGCGCTTGCACGACGAATTGCCCTATCAGTCGACGGTGGTCACGGAGCAATGGACGGATCAGCCCGACGGATCGGCGCGCATCGAGCAGACGATCTATGTGATGCGCGAAGGGCATAAGAAGATCGTCATCGGCGAAGGCGGCCGCACGATCAAGGCGATCGGCACGGCCGCGCGGAAAGAGATCGCCGCCGCCGCGGAGCAGAAGGTGCACCTGTTTCTATTCGTGAAGGTGCGCGAGAACTGGGCCGACGATCCCGAACGCTATCGCGAAATGGGGCTCGTGTTTCCCAAGGACTAG
- a CDS encoding SDR family oxidoreductase: protein MRVFLTGATGFIGTAVIPELLGAGHQVLGLARSDAGANTLIAAGAEVHRGDLEDLESLRNGAAMSDGVIHCGFVHDFSRFVEVCEIDRRAIEVLGATLAGSNRPFVVTSGTATAHTPGRLTTEDDAPNSPLPRVASEEAALSLAAQGVRVSVMRLPQVHDPLKQGLVTYLIAVAREKGVSAYVGDGLNRWPAVHRLDAAKLYRLALEKGSAGARYNAVGEEGIPLREIAEAIGRGLKLPVVAKSPEEAAEHFGWLAMFVGADIPASSALTQERLGWHPTGVGLISDLDQARYIES, encoded by the coding sequence ATGCGCGTATTCTTGACCGGTGCCACTGGCTTCATCGGCACAGCGGTCATTCCGGAGCTCCTTGGTGCGGGCCATCAGGTCCTCGGTCTGGCGCGCTCGGATGCGGGCGCCAACACGCTTATCGCTGCCGGGGCCGAGGTGCATCGCGGCGATCTTGAAGATCTCGAAAGCCTGCGCAACGGCGCCGCCATGTCCGATGGCGTGATCCACTGCGGTTTCGTCCATGACTTTTCGAGATTCGTGGAAGTCTGCGAGATCGACAGGCGCGCCATCGAGGTGCTCGGCGCCACGCTCGCTGGCTCTAATCGGCCATTTGTCGTTACGTCCGGAACGGCGACCGCCCACACGCCGGGCCGCCTCACGACCGAGGACGATGCGCCCAACTCTCCGCTTCCCCGCGTAGCCTCGGAAGAGGCGGCACTTTCCCTCGCGGCGCAAGGCGTGCGCGTTTCGGTGATGCGCCTTCCTCAGGTCCACGACCCGCTCAAGCAGGGCCTCGTCACCTATCTGATCGCCGTGGCCCGCGAGAAAGGCGTCTCGGCCTATGTCGGCGATGGCCTCAACCGGTGGCCCGCGGTGCACCGTCTCGATGCCGCCAAACTTTACAGGCTGGCGCTGGAGAAGGGTTCAGCGGGAGCCCGCTACAACGCGGTCGGAGAGGAAGGCATCCCGTTGCGGGAAATCGCCGAGGCCATTGGCCGGGGCCTGAAGCTGCCGGTCGTCGCCAAATCTCCCGAGGAAGCGGCCGAGCATTTTGGCTGGCTCGCCATGTTCGTCGGTGCCGACATCCCGGCTTCCAGCGCACTCACGCAGGAACGATTGGGATGGCACCCGACGGGGGTTGGGCTGATTTCCGATCTCGACCAAGCCCGCTACATCGAGTCTTAG
- a CDS encoding TadE/TadG family type IV pilus assembly protein: MTAQPDQRLHKRLCWLKYLRHFACDGQAASAVEFALVALPLVVIIFAALQFSIVLLAQQELNHAADETGRAVMTGQISSTSGQTSYLSQTDFQKKVCSYLVAMFNCSNVMVNMQTASSFSAASTSTPNYATLEKNVWSYQTGSHGATPQVIVLQVMYEWPIFSSLFGFNLATLPNGTRLLVATSVFMNEPLQ, encoded by the coding sequence ATGACCGCTCAGCCCGACCAACGTCTCCACAAACGTTTATGTTGGCTAAAATACCTGCGCCATTTTGCCTGCGATGGCCAGGCCGCGTCCGCCGTAGAGTTTGCTCTCGTCGCTTTGCCGCTCGTGGTGATTATTTTCGCTGCCTTGCAATTTTCCATCGTTCTACTTGCGCAGCAGGAGTTGAACCACGCCGCAGATGAAACTGGCCGAGCTGTCATGACGGGCCAAATATCGAGCACGTCCGGCCAGACAAGTTATCTCAGCCAAACGGATTTCCAGAAGAAGGTCTGCAGCTATTTGGTCGCCATGTTCAATTGCTCGAATGTGATGGTCAACATGCAAACGGCTAGTTCGTTCAGCGCAGCAAGTACTTCCACGCCGAACTATGCGACGCTCGAAAAGAACGTCTGGAGTTACCAGACTGGGAGTCATGGTGCGACTCCACAAGTCATCGTTCTTCAAGTCATGTACGAATGGCCGATCTTCAGTAGCCTGTTCGGTTTCAACCTGGCTACTTTGCCGAACGGAACGCGCCTCTTGGTGGCAACGTCGGTATTCATGAACGAGCCTTTACAATAA
- a CDS encoding AraC family transcriptional regulator, protein MDPLSDVLSLLKLRSYVSGGFDVGGQWSVQFPEHDGIKCYAVVSGQCWLSVEGVPDALRVKTGDCFLLPSGRPFRLASDMALTPIDACTLYPTVRAGSIMSYNGGGDCFMVGGHFALTGPHAGILLGVLPPIAHIRKESDKAALRWSLERMRQELREPRPGGFLIAQHLAHMMLVQALRLHLAEGPKGGVGWLFALADKQMAAAINAMHGEPAYRWTLQELAERAGMSRSTFALKFKETVGASPMDYLTRWRMLLAGDRLANSSDPISTIALSLGYESESAFSTAFKRVMGCSPRQYGRGGTPESTSQSEVEAAPAVSIPASH, encoded by the coding sequence GTGGACCCGCTCTCAGATGTGCTGTCGCTCCTGAAATTGCGCAGCTACGTGTCCGGTGGCTTCGATGTCGGCGGACAATGGTCGGTCCAGTTCCCCGAGCATGACGGCATCAAATGCTATGCCGTGGTTTCGGGCCAGTGCTGGCTCTCTGTCGAGGGCGTCCCCGATGCGCTGCGTGTCAAGACAGGGGACTGCTTCCTGTTGCCGAGCGGGCGGCCCTTCCGTCTCGCCAGCGATATGGCTTTGACGCCGATCGACGCCTGCACGCTTTATCCGACTGTGCGGGCCGGCAGCATCATGTCTTATAATGGCGGCGGAGATTGCTTTATGGTCGGCGGCCATTTCGCTCTCACCGGTCCTCACGCCGGAATCCTATTGGGCGTGCTGCCGCCCATTGCGCATATCCGCAAAGAATCGGACAAGGCGGCGCTGCGCTGGTCTCTGGAGCGGATGCGGCAAGAGCTGCGCGAGCCGCGGCCGGGCGGCTTTCTGATCGCGCAGCACTTAGCCCATATGATGCTGGTTCAAGCCCTGCGGCTGCATCTGGCGGAAGGGCCGAAAGGCGGCGTTGGCTGGCTCTTTGCCCTGGCCGATAAACAGATGGCTGCTGCGATCAACGCCATGCATGGCGAGCCGGCCTATCGTTGGACATTGCAGGAGCTGGCGGAGCGTGCCGGCATGTCGCGATCGACATTTGCGCTCAAATTCAAAGAGACGGTCGGGGCGTCACCCATGGACTACCTGACGCGCTGGCGCATGCTGCTGGCCGGCGACAGGCTGGCCAATTCCAGCGATCCCATTTCCACCATCGCCCTGTCGCTTGGCTACGAATCCGAAAGCGCATTCAGCACCGCTTTCAAGAGGGTCATGGGCTGTTCGCCACGGCAATATGGCCGCGGCGGGACCCCGGAGTCCACGTCACAGAGCGAAGTGGAAGCCGCCCCGGCGGTGTCAATTCCGGCCAGTCACTGA
- a CDS encoding LysM peptidoglycan-binding domain-containing protein gives MNRSKTIALILGPCLVIAALAVYWVTTRLPAADAPLELHGNVAPKPQAAAAPPPAHLTGTEPEAAAPTGVPAPLAAIETPASPQTAPSPAPAPVARPKFDVVRVEPSGDAVIAGHTEPNSQVAVIANGKVIAEGKSDAAGQFAFVPPPLAPGEHGLSLRVTPPSGSPVVSDQNVAVSVPVKGKGEVMVALAEPGKATVLLADPTAKAELPQPTPKAAPPSPAKPGDEAKQAAPPVKPEVAIKTAEIVEPGGFFATGIAAPGAHLRLYLNGSALAEVVAGPDGRWSVKVGKGLVPGHYAVRADQIDHSGSVVARAEVPFDYTSSPSPKEAVAAVAPPPTPAIPAKEPDMQAPRLASQEHDTPAATRSDAEHAPSTAPSADGFVASTGQSAAAVVPEIQTATVERGYSLWRISRKTLGRGTRYTEIYAANSSQIRDPKLIYPGQVFVIPGQTN, from the coding sequence ATGAACCGTTCTAAGACCATCGCTTTGATTCTCGGCCCCTGCCTGGTGATCGCGGCGTTGGCCGTCTATTGGGTGACAACGCGGCTTCCGGCAGCGGACGCGCCGCTCGAGCTTCATGGCAATGTGGCGCCGAAGCCGCAAGCCGCCGCTGCGCCGCCGCCTGCGCATCTCACCGGGACGGAGCCGGAGGCCGCGGCGCCAACGGGTGTACCCGCGCCTTTGGCCGCGATCGAGACGCCGGCTTCTCCCCAAACTGCACCTTCGCCTGCACCCGCGCCCGTTGCGCGGCCCAAATTCGACGTGGTGCGGGTCGAGCCCTCGGGCGATGCGGTCATTGCCGGTCATACTGAGCCGAATAGCCAAGTGGCCGTCATCGCGAATGGCAAAGTCATCGCCGAGGGGAAATCCGATGCTGCGGGGCAGTTTGCTTTCGTGCCGCCGCCCCTGGCTCCGGGCGAGCATGGCCTGTCGCTGCGCGTGACGCCGCCTTCGGGATCGCCCGTCGTCTCGGATCAGAATGTGGCCGTGTCGGTTCCGGTCAAAGGCAAGGGCGAGGTCATGGTCGCCTTGGCGGAGCCGGGCAAGGCGACGGTTCTTTTGGCCGATCCGACCGCCAAAGCGGAATTGCCCCAACCAACGCCTAAAGCCGCACCCCCTTCGCCGGCAAAACCGGGGGACGAGGCAAAGCAAGCGGCGCCGCCGGTCAAACCAGAGGTCGCGATTAAAACCGCCGAGATCGTCGAACCCGGCGGGTTTTTCGCAACGGGCATTGCCGCGCCCGGTGCGCATCTGCGGCTCTATTTGAATGGGAGCGCGCTTGCCGAGGTCGTTGCAGGCCCGGATGGCCGCTGGTCGGTGAAAGTCGGCAAGGGCCTCGTGCCCGGCCATTATGCCGTGCGCGCCGATCAGATCGACCATTCGGGCAGCGTCGTCGCACGCGCCGAAGTGCCTTTCGACTATACGTCATCACCGAGCCCGAAAGAGGCCGTGGCCGCGGTGGCGCCGCCGCCAACACCGGCAATTCCGGCAAAAGAACCCGACATGCAAGCGCCGCGTCTTGCCTCGCAAGAGCATGACACGCCCGCCGCGACGCGTTCGGACGCGGAACATGCGCCAAGCACAGCACCAAGCGCCGATGGTTTCGTGGCATCGACCGGCCAATCGGCAGCGGCGGTCGTTCCGGAGATTCAGACGGCGACGGTGGAGCGGGGTTATAGTCTCTGGCGCATCAGCCGCAAAACGCTTGGCCGGGGCACGCGCTATACGGAGATCTATGCTGCCAATTCGTCGCAGATCCGCGATCCCAAGCTGATCTATCCAGGGCAGGTCTTCGTCATTCCCGGCCAGACCAACTGA
- a CDS encoding zinc-finger domain-containing protein, whose amino-acid sequence MAAHVTPHFHNQPGVAQIRVGAKEFMCIGALPPFDHPHIFIDMGGENEAVCPYCSTHYVYDASLHGGAVPAECVYVPEVEPEHS is encoded by the coding sequence ATGGCCGCTCATGTCACGCCGCATTTCCACAATCAGCCCGGCGTCGCCCAGATCCGCGTCGGCGCCAAGGAATTCATGTGCATCGGCGCTTTGCCGCCTTTCGACCATCCGCATATTTTCATCGACATGGGCGGCGAGAACGAGGCGGTCTGCCCCTATTGTTCGACGCATTATGTTTATGACGCCTCGTTGCATGGCGGCGCCGTGCCGGCCGAATGCGTCTATGTTCCCGAGGTCGAGCCGGAACATAGCTGA
- a CDS encoding SRPBCC family protein, with protein MSDSAGEPLSIVVEGMLVPPGEVLWQALTDPDLIAQWFMPSDFEAEAGHKFTFKSGPIGDWDGQFQGEVIDAQPYWRLQYSMRGGSPNVEGFGHSMDTVLTWTLSPLPNGTHVRLEHAGFTEDSKAVFNIMNSENGWAAVINRFAKVVVQLHENG; from the coding sequence GTGAGTGACAGTGCAGGCGAACCGCTTTCGATCGTTGTCGAAGGCATGCTCGTGCCGCCGGGCGAGGTGCTTTGGCAGGCTCTGACCGATCCCGATCTGATCGCCCAATGGTTCATGCCGAGCGATTTCGAAGCCGAGGCCGGTCACAAGTTTACATTCAAGAGCGGGCCGATCGGCGATTGGGACGGCCAGTTCCAAGGCGAGGTGATCGACGCACAGCCCTATTGGCGGCTGCAATATTCAATGCGCGGCGGCTCGCCCAATGTCGAAGGCTTCGGCCATAGCATGGATACGGTGCTGACCTGGACGCTTTCGCCCCTGCCGAACGGCACTCATGTGCGGCTCGAACACGCCGGTTTCACCGAGGATTCGAAAGCCGTCTTCAATATCATGAACAGCGAGAACGGTTGGGCCGCCGTCATCAACCGCTTCGCCAAAGTCGTCGTCCAACTGCACGAGAACGGCTAA
- a CDS encoding TadE/TadG family type IV pilus assembly protein, which translates to MTCLPANYHKVMRFASHEEAVAAIEFALILPIMLVVFVGVTQVGEAVSISQKVTITARTITDLVTRENSPLAASELNTDLQAAAQVMVPYPSSTLTVTVSQISTDANGKATVDWSGSWPDNTKALLKGALFTLPSSLSAANITVVYGHVSYGYTPVVGYKIVGTMTLSDGIYFYPRTGACISGPGYTCP; encoded by the coding sequence ATGACCTGCCTCCCTGCCAACTACCACAAAGTGATGCGTTTCGCTTCGCATGAAGAGGCGGTGGCCGCTATCGAGTTCGCCCTGATACTGCCGATCATGCTGGTCGTCTTCGTCGGGGTGACGCAGGTCGGAGAGGCGGTTTCGATCAGCCAAAAGGTGACAATCACCGCGCGCACGATTACCGACCTTGTGACAAGAGAAAATTCGCCGCTTGCGGCATCGGAGCTCAATACGGATCTTCAGGCAGCCGCGCAGGTCATGGTACCCTATCCGTCTAGTACTCTGACCGTCACCGTTTCTCAGATATCCACCGACGCCAACGGCAAAGCCACTGTCGATTGGAGCGGTTCTTGGCCGGATAATACGAAGGCCCTTTTAAAGGGCGCGTTATTCACGCTTCCGAGCAGCCTCTCGGCAGCGAATATTACGGTTGTTTATGGGCATGTTTCCTACGGCTACACGCCTGTCGTTGGTTATAAGATCGTCGGCACGATGACGCTCTCGGACGGCATTTATTTCTACCCACGCACAGGCGCGTGTATTAGCGGACCGGGCTATACGTGTCCTTAA
- a CDS encoding TadE/TadG family type IV pilus assembly protein, whose product MIRHFTTAMVLRLGRMIAAGFLWRMRRELAPFTADRRGNVALIFAIASIPVLFAIGAAIDYTSATRRKAKLDAIADAVALSTVTQSGTPPAFSPIPGQGLNASQAKARAQALFNSLAGTVSGVSNFSGTVNVVDSTKSYTSPRSTTVTYTAQSNDAFAHIIGMNTIGIGNTSNPVVAQVAIAPNINFYILADSSPSMAIPATSSGISAMYTATSTLNGPGGAPDLSIDKTQADNESGCSFACHESDYSKWVLPGSASCIGMVAKKSTKSPSFYYYVAGTSTNPGYVDDYTYAECVLGLTLRIDNLRSAIQQLGPYAINIASQNGATYNMSVASFDTDWSSSSCNSGNSPLHYISGGSSLTPQNMSSASSAAANIQMLEMFYNGYLTGTNSTSSTTNQYKKTCSNQDGSTALNAAMTSINNLMPTPGNGTNAAGDTPQEVLMLITDGVNDTYSPRAISTIDTTKCDAIKKRISASGLPIRIAVLYLDYSPLPNNSFYTSYVKPIDDNTVPTPNPNIATALQSCASSPSLFGKVTTNQDIGAALQQLFLTATTAVHLAQ is encoded by the coding sequence GTGATTAGACATTTTACGACAGCGATGGTTTTGCGCCTGGGCCGAATGATCGCCGCTGGTTTCTTATGGCGCATGCGGCGGGAACTTGCTCCTTTCACTGCCGACCGGCGCGGAAATGTTGCGCTAATTTTCGCAATTGCGTCCATTCCGGTTCTCTTCGCCATCGGCGCAGCCATTGATTACACCTCTGCCACTCGGCGCAAGGCTAAACTTGATGCGATCGCCGATGCAGTCGCGCTTTCCACGGTCACGCAATCCGGCACTCCCCCGGCCTTCTCGCCAATCCCCGGCCAGGGTCTCAATGCAAGCCAGGCTAAGGCGAGGGCTCAGGCTTTGTTTAATTCCCTTGCCGGCACCGTTTCGGGGGTGAGCAATTTCAGCGGCACCGTAAATGTCGTCGATTCCACGAAGTCCTATACCAGTCCTCGCTCGACGACAGTCACCTATACGGCGCAATCGAATGATGCCTTCGCCCATATCATCGGTATGAACACGATCGGCATCGGTAATACTTCGAATCCCGTTGTGGCTCAGGTTGCCATTGCACCAAACATCAACTTCTACATTCTGGCGGATTCTTCGCCCTCGATGGCCATTCCGGCGACATCCAGCGGCATCAGTGCAATGTACACCGCGACCTCTACCTTAAATGGGCCCGGCGGAGCGCCTGACTTGAGTATCGATAAAACCCAAGCAGATAATGAAAGCGGTTGTTCATTTGCTTGTCATGAATCCGACTACTCCAAGTGGGTTCTTCCGGGAAGCGCCTCCTGCATAGGTATGGTCGCGAAAAAGAGCACTAAAAGCCCATCGTTCTATTACTATGTTGCTGGAACATCTACTAACCCTGGGTATGTCGACGACTACACTTATGCGGAATGCGTGCTGGGCTTGACCCTTCGCATCGACAATTTGCGTAGCGCAATCCAGCAGCTTGGCCCTTATGCGATCAATATCGCGTCGCAAAATGGCGCGACCTACAACATGTCTGTCGCGAGTTTCGATACCGATTGGTCGAGTTCGAGTTGTAACTCCGGAAATTCGCCGCTGCATTACATTTCGGGCGGCTCTTCCTTGACGCCGCAGAACATGTCCTCAGCTTCGAGCGCCGCAGCGAATATCCAGATGCTGGAAATGTTCTATAATGGTTATCTGACCGGGACTAACTCAACGTCGTCGACGACAAACCAATATAAGAAAACGTGCAGCAACCAAGATGGCAGCACGGCTCTTAATGCGGCCATGACCAGCATCAATAACCTGATGCCGACGCCCGGCAATGGCACAAATGCGGCCGGAGACACGCCGCAGGAAGTTTTAATGCTCATCACGGACGGCGTGAACGACACATATTCGCCTCGTGCGATTTCGACCATCGACACGACGAAATGCGATGCCATCAAGAAGAGGATCAGCGCCAGCGGGCTGCCAATCAGGATAGCAGTGCTTTATCTTGATTACTCACCGTTGCCCAATAATTCTTTCTATACCAGCTATGTCAAACCCATCGATGACAACACCGTCCCGACACCGAATCCTAACATCGCGACCGCATTGCAATCCTGCGCCTCGTCGCCGTCTCTCTTTGGTAAGGTCACAACGAACCAAGATATCGGCGCTGCCCTGCAGCAGCTTTTTCTAACCGCGACAACGGCAGTTCATCTCGCGCAATAA
- a CDS encoding TIGR00730 family Rossman fold protein: MNLIPSEAASPRRIRTICVYCGSSTGGAAHYYEAARKLGHILGKAGIGLVYGGGNLGLMGTIASAVIEAGGKVTGIIPDFLVNEKNTLKADHEQIVVPDMHTRKRLMFERADAFVALPGGVGTLEELVEQLTWVQLERHSKPVVLADISGFWRPLLALFAHMREQGFIQSHFEIRYLVAEKIEDILPMIETASAEAERRGLKKETVDPRL, from the coding sequence ATGAACCTCATTCCAAGCGAAGCCGCCTCCCCGCGCCGCATTCGCACGATCTGCGTCTATTGCGGCTCCTCCACGGGCGGCGCGGCGCATTACTATGAAGCCGCGCGCAAGCTCGGCCACATCCTGGGCAAGGCCGGGATCGGGCTCGTCTATGGCGGCGGCAATCTAGGGCTGATGGGCACGATCGCAAGCGCGGTCATCGAAGCGGGCGGCAAAGTCACCGGGATCATTCCGGACTTTCTCGTCAACGAGAAGAACACACTGAAAGCCGATCACGAACAGATCGTCGTGCCGGATATGCATACGCGCAAGCGTCTGATGTTCGAGCGCGCCGATGCCTTCGTCGCTTTGCCCGGCGGGGTCGGCACATTGGAAGAACTTGTCGAGCAATTGACCTGGGTCCAGCTCGAACGCCATTCGAAACCCGTGGTTCTGGCCGATATAAGCGGCTTTTGGCGTCCCCTGCTCGCGCTTTTCGCGCATATGCGCGAACAGGGTTTCATCCAGTCGCATTTCGAAATCCGCTATCTCGTCGCGGAAAAGATCGAGGATATTCTGCCGATGATCGAGACGGCTTCGGCCGAAGCCGAGCGTCGCGGGTTGAAGAAGGAGACGGTCGATCCGAGGCTTTGA